agatatataaaatatatagttataCCTGTCTATGTGCGTATACAACCGAGCCGAGCAGCTTCCAGGTGCCGCCACGTCGATCCATGCGCACCATGCGAAGTATCTGAAAGAATCGCAGGCCACGCAACGCACTTGTGGCAAACACCTGGCCAGAGGTGCCCATGCCTAATACTACAATTGAGGCTAATATGGTGATAATATCTGTAAAGAGTAAGATTGttatttagtaaatatatttagaatacaTATTGAATTACTCTCACCTATAATACAAAATGGTTGCTTGATAAACTTGAGTCGCCCCAGTGTTCCTTGGTAGCGGGAGCGACAGCCCGAAGACCAAAGTCTCGCTCCGAACTCCATGGTGAACCAGATGACGACTATGATCTCCATgcgaaataatatatacacagCGTCCTCCTCGTACTCCTTGATGGTGGAAAACACGCTCAGTGCGAGACATGTGAACACCATCAGAaaactgcaataaaaatggattgaaagaaatgtttataatagaatttgaaaaattttaagaaattaaagaaatttcaggaattgcaattaacttaattaactTTTCTTTCGCTTGGAGAACAAGTAATATAATCATGAATAGATCGAACGATGTGATggataatttttataaattttaatatgatcTCTAATACATGGCAATTCtctcataaaattaaaattataaactaaCTGTGGCGTATTAATTGGAAACTTAAACTtgccacaaattaaataaaaacaaaatcttattcaattgattaaaattaggatatatttataaatttaattgcattatagGAATATGTTGACGTTACTATCGCAAAAAGTATTATTCTTGTATGATTTTGGAATtaaagtaaactaaaaaataatcaaataatattattgaatacaGAAAATGTACTTACTCTCTGTGAGTTAGAAAGATCAGAACAAAACGATATTTAAAAAAggtaaattttgtttaaggAAGAAGGAAGAATTTAATCGATCAAAAAGTTGctccatttttaattttatttaaataaaataatagattttttaatttttgattgttGATCTAATGATTTTTCACGCTCATGTTTTTGGAGAAGAGTTCgcataataaaacaaattaaaattagaaataaagtGCGATAATTACAGGTTGCAATTTTTAGTTTCTTAGCATTACAACTTCAAAACTTTTaactaaaattgaaaatattaaaataagctATTAAACTGTCAActtatatacaatatgtaaatacaaatttaaataaattgatatttaattagCCAAAGTGCGTCTATTATAATGGCCAAGAAAAACGAACATTATTTTGAGTAGctttaagaaaatgttttgaaaaccacaattttcttaaatttgtaagatcatttgaatattatatttaaaacatctTTAAATACCTTATTTttgtcattaaaataatatataataaaccAATTTTAATGCTAGTAAACTTCCATTTTTTTATGGAGATCAAATCACACGCTGCGATAGCCAGcaatttatagttttataaaTGTTGGAGGGtactataatttaaagaagaataaaaatgaaagatACCGAGCCGACAAACTGTCAATGTGTTATAGATTAACTGATTTCTGACAGACATCAAATCAAACTAACTGTGAGTTGATAGTTTAATAAATCAAGAAGTTTACAAaagatgaaaataataaaaccaGCTGACAAACTGTCgaatataatatgtaattatatatcaaatgaTTTGTCATAGATATCAAATGAAACTAACTAGAAAAGAGGTGTGATAACTAGAAAATGATAGTTTTATAATaggtacatacatatttctaacAAATACTgcaacttaaaaaaaaaacttgaaaaaagATAACAAAAGTAGCCGACAAATTGTCAAAGGCATTTAAGTATTTAGTAATTGCAATGTAATGAATGTAttaatgtttgttttcttACAATATAGATAGTTAGTTTTACTTACACCATCACATGATAGAATATTGCATGCAGGCCCCGCGGTCGCTCCAGGAAATTGTAGAGTCGACTTTGCATCCGCCGGTAGCGCGCATCGCGGCGATGTGTGCCGCGATTATAATTGAGCGGCTTCCCTAGGAGTGACATTCGCGGTTGCAGAAATTGTTGCGATTTTGTTGGTCCCGCCGGTCTACATTTCctacaaaaaacacacacaaaagcaaaagcacagATTTGAATATAGATGACACAGGGTGAATGAAACAAGTTCAACAAGTTCTATATGTACCCCTTGAAACCTCTAATATCGTAGAAAGCGTAAACATCGTTTTCGGGATCCATTGAGAATGCATTCCCCGACAACACTCAACAAAAATACACTTAACTAAAGCGTCAGTCGAACAAAACCGATAACTGATAATACAATATTGAGAGAGAGGCTACGACTAAGCAAAGACGTGTGCTGCGTTTGGCGTTCAAATCACAACTCGATCGACAGTTGTGCGATTCGTATGTTAAAACCTTTTCAGCCTAGAGACTTTCCAAAAACCTCCATGtgtaaattttgttattaattatatacataaactgttttatttttttatttttctacacaccttgcatatttattatgaGCGCAGacctttatttgatttgattttatttcgcattttatttcatttatgttgttgttgttgttgcttttgattttgtttttgttttttagttgcACCTGACACTCGGCTAAGTCATAAAATTTTGCGACGACTTCAATTTTcgcacaatttgttgttgatttcgtTCGGCTTTCGGTTGGGAGCGTGTCATCGTGTGGGCGGGCAGCTCCTTAGTTTAGTCACGATCTCTggaggtttttttttcgttgctcCAAACGTGTCAAAAGTTCTTCGTACGTCATTAACATTACGTTGAACCCGCCCGCCCGACAACAGTGATAGATAATGCAAACATAGGTGTATTACTTACCACCGAGGGGTGCGGTTTTTAATtggaaaaattgtttttgacaatggaaaacttttatgttagagtgcttaaaggctaataaattacatttagttGAGATAAGCAAATTTTAAAGCCTTAGGCAGGCACTTGACCCAGTTTAAATCTACAAAACTCATTTGCATAGCATGTGATTATCGCAGAGATCAGCTATCTCGGTTCTCAATGTGAGCTTGTCGAATCGCATACAAAATGCAGGCAATGTGTTTGTCTTCTCATAAAAAAGCTTATATctatacaacaaaacaaaaaccttttAAGCTCTTCTTTGTGTGCAAAGTTTTGAGTGCAGATTTTATAATAGATTCTTCAAGATATTCGAATTGCTTGCAAAAATTAAGTATCTCTAAAACTGCAAGCTCAATACATCgcttattgaattaaaaagcttttaagctCATTGCTCATTTGTGAGTCTTGAAGATAGCTTTAAGTGCACAATTGATTTCCTTTATTGTAAAGCCAGTGCGGATAAAAGATATTTGAAAGATTTGATGAtttgatttacaattttaatcaatttaaaaaaatatgtgtttctTTAATGACAATATTTGAAGTAATTGCTGATATAGTTAATATTACACTTAAAtgttaagttaattaaaaacttaattataacatttaaaatagtCTGTGACAATTGAACTCATTTGTGTAAAATATGAAACCGAATATGTTTACTTccatttaatgtaataaatattaattaaaattgtgggCAATCTAATTACCATTTAAAAGCTTAAAAGCTATTTGGCCAAGTGCACAATTGTGCAGTTATTACGTTAAAAGCTCTCCATGCATGCTTAAAGCACTTGGCGTTTTGTGTTGTCTGCGTGACGTGAAGAGTATTTTGCAGTCGCACAATTGAATTGTCATTAAGCAATCGAATTGCACAATTTCCATTGGCGATCCATTGTTTAGTAATTGTTAAAGAATGattcaattttcgtttttatggcacaacattaaattgcaataatttgctagtttttgcatttattgtttaCCTACAAAAATTGCCATAAAACTCCCCCACATGGAACTCAAGCGCATATTGGCATGCTAATTGTGTGTGGGATCTGAGCAAAAACAAGTCTCTGGCCATCTTTCAACCAAATGACGACAGCTTTTTTCCTCACTAACAACATTGGCAATACATCAAACGGATTGCGGTCTCCTCTTTGTGTCTAATGCAAaagctcgctctctctctctctctgtctgtttctttctctcttttaatctgttttcttttttcactCAGCAGTGACACGAACCACGCGAATTCAGCTTGCCACAGAACTAAAACAAGCTCACAGATACATTTCATGAGTCACAGATATTGTATCTTATCTGGtagtgttttgttgttttattttggcatGGCGCAAAACAATTTCGTTGTTTACGAAAAAACAAGTGtagcaatattttttgtttaagtttaaTGTAATGCTTTTTTAGTCTGTAGCCTGGCTTAGGTTAAGtggtaattaaaatatacttgcatatgtatgtatgtgtgggttGTATCTGTGTTTGGccgttttttaatttatgtacagTAATTGGTTTTCGGAAGGcggtaaataataataatcataaaaagtatttatattatagagATATATTTACGAGTACTCGTATGTAagatactttatatttatttctctgtcgctctgtctgtgtgagtctctctttgtgtgtgtatatccatatatgtatgtaggtgtaTATATCGGGTTTGTATCCGTCAGCTTGATACAAGATCACaagttgttgttactgttagCACCCCGCTCGCtcctgccgctgctgctgctactgctgctggaGAATCGTCTTCCTCACTTCTTGGCATCGATGATGATCTCATCGCCTGACTGCAAATTGTAGCTGTACAGTCGCTTGTTGGGGAACCTCATCTCCTCCGGTCCATGCTCTTTGTAGTCCTGATCCAGGTAGTAGAGACGCATTTTATTTGGCGCCAAATTGGTGAGCTTCTCCAGCTTGATCTTCAGATCGCTGACCGTCAAATAGACATCCACAAAGCGACTCTCGCTCACATCGTTGTACGTGAACACGACTTTGACCCGTTTATCGGGCTTCAGATTGACATTGACCAACGGATCGAGTTTGCCATGCACGGCCAACAGTTCCTCATAGCGTGCGGGTCGCTCACTCTCCGGTTTGTCCATGTAGTGACGCACAAAGGCACGTTCCGCATCGACGCGTTCATCCACACTGATCTTGCCACCGCCATTCAACATGGAGACATTGGGTAAGCGGGCAATTAGCAGCTGGCGACGTTCATGCTCTGTGCACTCCAGGGTTTCCCACAGGGGCCAATGCTTGACGCGCAGATTCTGCAGCTGCTCGTATTTGGCCAGCTCATCGATGTCCGCCCAGCTGTTCAGCTGAGCGCAACTGAGATTGAGCAGCTTGAGGCGTGGGAAATACTTGTGACTCTCGCTGCCGCTGGCCGAGTCCAGTTCGGCGGCCGTTGTGCTGGATTGCAGGGATTTGATGGGACACTCGGCGAGCACGAGGGCCTCGAGGCTGGGAAAAAGGCGACCCAACCGACAAATCTCTTGCCAATGCTCGATGGGATTGCCGGTGAAGTGCAGTGTCTTGAGCTCCGGATGCGCTTGTGTTAACTTGCGACTGGCCTGGCACAGATTGCAACACGATCCCGTCTTGGTCTGCGTTTCCGCTTCCGTTTCAGCTGCACTTACTTCGGTCTGTGGCACGCATTGGCAGTGATTGCAGTTCTGTGACTCCGACAGCTccaactcctcctcctcctgggCAGCATCGAGTAGCACGGCACGATAGTTGTTGAGACTGAGATGCAGCTCTTGCAACACGGGCAGATTCTGCAACAGGGCATCCACACACATCCAGTCCAGATAGGTGCCGTTGAGCACCAGATTCTTGAGATTGATCGTCGGCGCCGCCTGCAGCGCACTTGCCGGACTCATCAGCTGGTTCTTGCTGAGATTCAAGAACTCAATGCGCGGCATATGCTTGAGTATGTTGAAGACCTCCTGCCAGTCGCACAGTTTGTTCTGCGCCAAATCCAATTCCCGCACTCGCTGACATTTCTCGCGAATGCTGTCGAAATCGCCGGCGCAATCGATATCGCAATCGTTGAGCACCAGCAGCTCGGGCACACTGGTCAGCGGGGAGAGGCGGGGTATGAAGATGGCGAACTCCATGCGACCACCGCATTTAGTAACCGTAAAATCATTGGGCAGATCGGAACGCTTATGCAGCTCCGGCTGATTGGCGTTCTCGAATTCGCATTCGGCAAAATATTTGCGCTCGAGCGCCTCGAGCAATGAGGGCATCTTGCTTGtagcttgctctctctctcgctctctcaatTAAACGGTGTCTGTGTCgacaaattatgtaaattttctttttgttgtgtttttgtttttgcgtttcacttttgtttttgttgctgtctctctTCGTtgcgcgttgttgttgttgttgctgttttagTTTGCGCGCTGACTGCGTTTGCTGCTGCGCTTTGAGCTTCGACTTTTAGCAGCCAAAAAAAGCTTTTTTCTTCCAGTTGTTGTTCCTGctgtcgtagttgttgttgtagtagttgttgttgctgcagtttaAGTGGTCGCAGCTTCTGGTCGTCGCGTCTGTTACTTGCTGCTTGTACTGCAGTTACTGCGCTGCTACTGCGCTGCTTATTGATTTTTGGAGAACTTTAGttacgtttttatttaaaaacttttgttgcagttgtggttgttgttgttgttgcgtgaTGCAATTGTTTTGTGCTTATTTTTGCGCAGTTTATTGCATTTGTCGATTTTAACAAATTGCTGCGCACGTTGTCTgcgttgccttttgttgttgctgttgtaattgCGCactaatttaacaaaatttcgttgtggttttttgttgttgttgtcgcaacaaagaaacacaacaaatgcgTGTGTGGGGGCCACTTGCCAGTCAGTCTACCTGCGCTCCCCTCTTTGTTTCAccttctcttcctctttttAATATTCCAGTCAATGGCGTTTACTACGACAAAACTGAATTGTTGaggttttttttctcttttcgttgttattgtttaggtttttttctaattgttattgctgctactgttgctgttgctgatggtgCTCTGGGTTTTTACTGTTGGTGTCTCTCC
This is a stretch of genomic DNA from Drosophila albomicans strain 15112-1751.03 chromosome 3, ASM965048v2, whole genome shotgun sequence. It encodes these proteins:
- the LOC117571343 gene encoding tubulin-specific chaperone cofactor E-like protein, which translates into the protein MPSLLEALERKYFAECEFENANQPELHKRSDLPNDFTVTKCGGRMEFAIFIPRLSPLTSVPELLVLNDCDIDCAGDFDSIREKCQRVRELDLAQNKLCDWQEVFNILKHMPRIEFLNLSKNQLMSPASALQAAPTINLKNLVLNGTYLDWMCVDALLQNLPVLQELHLSLNNYRAVLLDAAQEEEELELSESQNCNHCQCVPQTEVSAAETEAETQTKTGSCCNLCQASRKLTQAHPELKTLHFTGNPIEHWQEICRLGRLFPSLEALVLAECPIKSLQSSTTAAELDSASGSESHKYFPRLKLLNLSCAQLNSWADIDELAKYEQLQNLRVKHWPLWETLECTEHERRQLLIARLPNVSMLNGGGKISVDERVDAERAFVRHYMDKPESERPARYEELLAVHGKLDPLVNVNLKPDKRVKVVFTYNDVSESRFVDVYLTVSDLKIKLEKLTNLAPNKMRLYYLDQDYKEHGPEEMRFPNKRLYSYNLQSGDEIIIDAKK